The following coding sequences are from one Caloranaerobacter sp. TR13 window:
- a CDS encoding response regulator transcription factor, with protein sequence MIKLQKQIKVLIVDDHSLMRQGLKQILELESDIKVIGQASNGEDAIHMTLECKPDVVLLDINMPLINGIETLRRLKDIGVDSKVVMLTIHDDREYLYETLNIGADGYVLKDADSETLIKAIRDVYRGKSFIQPSLAIYLAKEYKTAKKDSDKSTVKDVLTRREYEVLTLVAEGLNNKEIAERLYISEKTVKNHVSNIFKKINVNDRIQAAIYAYKNNIKKL encoded by the coding sequence ATGATTAAATTGCAAAAACAGATAAAAGTACTAATAGTTGATGACCATTCTTTAATGAGACAGGGATTAAAGCAAATATTAGAGCTAGAAAGCGACATTAAAGTAATAGGACAAGCTTCTAATGGTGAAGATGCAATTCATATGACTCTTGAATGCAAACCTGATGTTGTATTATTGGATATAAATATGCCATTGATAAATGGTATAGAGACTTTAAGAAGGTTAAAAGATATAGGAGTAGATTCGAAAGTAGTTATGCTTACTATTCATGATGATAGAGAGTATTTATATGAAACTTTAAATATAGGTGCAGATGGATATGTATTAAAAGATGCAGACTCAGAAACTTTAATAAAAGCGATACGAGATGTTTATAGAGGAAAATCTTTTATTCAACCAAGTCTTGCTATATATTTAGCAAAGGAGTATAAAACTGCAAAAAAAGATAGCGATAAAAGTACAGTTAAGGACGTATTAACTAGAAGGGAATACGAAGTATTGACTTTAGTTGCTGAAGGTTTGAATAATAAGGAGATAGCTGAAAGATTATATATAAGTGAGAAGACAGTTAAAAATCACGTTTCAAATATTTTTAAAAAAATAAATGTAAACGATAGAATACAAGCAGCAATATACGCTTATAAAAATAATATTAAAAAGCTTTAA
- a CDS encoding aminopeptidase, whose protein sequence is MSEKLQGKILQEKLTHKWNNIWEVIETDEEEKVFKFAEGYKEFLDKGKTERESALEIVRIARENGYISLEEIIEKGTKIEPGTKIYAVNKEKAVVMFVIGKECLTKGMNIIGSHIDAPRIDLKPNPLYEDGQLALLKTHYYGGIKKYQWVSIPLALHGVVIKSNGEKMNIVIGEDENDPVFFITDLLPHLAKDQVAKKLGEGITGEGLNIIIGSIPYRDKELNEKIKLNVLKLLNEKYDIKEEDFTTAELEVVPAGKARDVGIDRGLIAAHGHDDRVCAYASLKAILEIDKPQKTAVALFVDKEEVGSYGNTGMHSMFFENIVSELIELTTKSYSELKTKRALANSRVLSADVCAAFDPNYPEVLDKRNAPFIGKGVTLVKYTGVRGKAGCNDANAEYISEIRRIFNENNVVWQMGELGKVDQGGGGTIAFILANYGMEVVDCGVPVLSMHAPYELVSKSDVYMTYKGYKAFFNA, encoded by the coding sequence ATGAGCGAAAAGTTACAAGGTAAAATTTTACAAGAAAAATTAACACATAAATGGAATAATATTTGGGAAGTTATAGAAACTGATGAAGAGGAAAAGGTTTTCAAATTTGCTGAGGGGTATAAAGAATTTTTAGACAAAGGAAAAACTGAAAGAGAATCAGCATTAGAAATAGTTAGAATAGCTAGAGAAAATGGTTACATATCTTTAGAAGAGATTATTGAAAAAGGTACTAAAATTGAGCCTGGTACGAAAATTTATGCTGTTAACAAAGAAAAGGCAGTAGTAATGTTTGTTATTGGTAAAGAATGTTTAACTAAAGGGATGAATATAATAGGTTCACATATAGATGCACCTAGAATTGATTTAAAACCTAATCCTCTTTATGAAGATGGACAGTTAGCATTACTTAAAACTCATTATTATGGAGGAATAAAGAAATATCAGTGGGTTTCAATACCTTTAGCTTTACATGGGGTTGTAATTAAATCAAATGGTGAGAAAATGAATATAGTTATTGGTGAAGATGAAAATGATCCTGTATTCTTTATTACAGATCTACTTCCTCATTTAGCGAAAGATCAAGTAGCTAAAAAGTTAGGTGAAGGTATAACTGGTGAAGGTTTAAACATAATAATAGGAAGTATTCCATATAGGGATAAAGAGTTAAATGAAAAAATTAAATTAAATGTACTTAAGTTATTAAATGAAAAGTACGATATAAAAGAAGAAGATTTTACTACTGCTGAATTAGAAGTAGTTCCAGCGGGAAAAGCTAGAGATGTTGGTATAGATAGAGGGTTAATTGCTGCTCATGGACATGATGATAGAGTTTGTGCTTATGCATCACTAAAAGCAATATTAGAAATTGATAAGCCACAAAAAACAGCTGTAGCTCTATTTGTAGATAAAGAAGAGGTAGGAAGTTATGGTAATACTGGAATGCATTCAATGTTCTTTGAGAACATAGTGTCAGAATTAATAGAGCTTACAACTAAAAGCTATAGTGAATTAAAAACAAAGAGAGCTTTAGCTAATTCAAGAGTTCTTTCTGCTGATGTGTGTGCAGCTTTTGATCCTAACTATCCTGAAGTACTAGATAAGAGGAATGCACCATTTATCGGAAAAGGGGTAACTTTAGTTAAGTATACAGGAGTAAGAGGAAAAGCAGGCTGTAATGATGCTAATGCTGAATACATTAGTGAAATTAGAAGAATATTTAATGAAAACAATGTTGTTTGGCAAATGGGTGAACTAGGTAAAGTAGACCAAGGTGGTGGAGGAACAATTGCTTTCATTCTAGCTAATTATGGAATGGAAGTTGTTGACTGCGGTGTGCCGGTATTAAGCATGCATGCTCCATATGAACTTGTAAGTAAATCAGATGTATATATGACATATAAAGGTTATAAAGCTTTCTTTAATGCATAA
- a CDS encoding selenium metabolism-associated LysR family transcriptional regulator — protein sequence MDFRQLETFVEVVKLKSFSKAAEKLYLTQPTVTNHIQNLENELGTLLLNRTERKITPTEAGNILYKYAIDILNIRDMACFNLGAYRGKIEGHLEISASSIPKLYILPQLIKSFSKKFPNVTFSINNKDSKEVVKNILDGITDFGIIGAKYYSKHLEYIELIDDNIVLITPNNEKYSWENNKEIDPKILLNERIILRELGSGTRHVVEKALKENNYNLNNFNIVACVEDNETIKKFTELGIGISFISEKAIEKEVINGTIKKFKLKGINLTRKFYLIYHKNRQLSPLNLTFKEFILNYINGEK from the coding sequence ATGGATTTTAGACAACTCGAAACTTTTGTTGAAGTAGTTAAATTAAAAAGTTTTTCTAAAGCTGCTGAAAAACTATATTTAACTCAACCAACTGTTACAAATCATATTCAGAATCTAGAAAATGAATTGGGTACTTTATTATTAAATAGAACTGAAAGAAAAATAACTCCAACAGAAGCAGGTAATATTTTGTATAAATATGCAATTGATATTCTAAACATCAGGGACATGGCTTGTTTTAATTTAGGGGCATATAGAGGTAAAATAGAAGGACATCTAGAAATCAGCGCTAGCTCTATACCAAAGTTATATATTCTTCCACAATTAATAAAAAGTTTTTCTAAAAAGTTTCCTAATGTAACATTCTCAATAAATAATAAAGATTCAAAAGAAGTTGTAAAAAATATATTAGATGGAATAACAGACTTCGGTATAATTGGAGCTAAATATTATTCTAAACATCTAGAATATATAGAACTAATAGATGATAATATAGTCTTAATTACTCCTAATAATGAAAAATATTCATGGGAAAATAACAAAGAAATAGACCCTAAAATATTATTAAATGAAAGAATAATTCTTAGAGAACTAGGCTCTGGTACAAGACATGTAGTTGAAAAGGCTCTAAAAGAAAATAATTATAACTTAAACAATTTCAATATTGTAGCTTGTGTTGAAGATAATGAAACTATTAAAAAGTTTACAGAATTAGGAATTGGAATTAGTTTTATATCTGAAAAGGCTATTGAAAAGGAAGTAATTAATGGTACAATAAAAAAGTTTAAATTGAAAGGTATAAACTTAACAAGAAAATTCTACTTAATTTATCATAAAAATAGACAACTTTCCCCTTTAAATCTAACTTTTAAGGAGTTTATTCTCAATTATATTAATGGAGAAAAATAG
- a CDS encoding phosphatase PAP2 family protein, which translates to MMKFFKKNKYILLILVLIMLKFLYLVINTLNMRKHHLVSHLDNYIPFISWMVIPYVLWYLYIWITLLYLLIKDKKLFVTHSIAVILGQTISLIIFLLYPTYVIRPEVVGNDIFSKLIILIYTNDNPVNAFPSIHVLQSVLTHMAILNIKDIKKSTKIFSYIFSTMVILSTITIKQHYVIDVVGGYLLATICAKFVYEIFYGRYKANTLDVIFSTNK; encoded by the coding sequence ATGATGAAATTTTTTAAAAAAAATAAATATATATTACTTATATTAGTATTGATAATGCTTAAATTTTTGTATCTAGTAATAAACACATTAAATATGAGAAAACATCATTTAGTAAGCCATTTGGATAATTATATTCCTTTTATTAGTTGGATGGTTATACCTTATGTGTTATGGTATTTATATATATGGATTACATTATTATATTTATTAATTAAAGACAAAAAGCTATTTGTTACACATTCAATAGCGGTTATTTTGGGACAAACTATTTCGTTAATAATATTTTTATTATATCCGACATATGTTATTAGACCTGAAGTAGTTGGCAATGATATTTTTAGCAAGCTAATAATTTTAATATATACAAACGATAATCCAGTAAATGCTTTTCCAAGCATTCATGTTTTACAGTCAGTATTAACTCATATGGCCATTTTAAATATAAAAGATATAAAGAAATCAACAAAAATTTTCTCTTATATATTCTCTACAATGGTTATATTGTCTACAATAACTATAAAGCAGCATTATGTAATAGACGTTGTAGGAGGATATTTATTAGCAACAATATGTGCAAAATTTGTTTATGAAATATTTTATGGGAGATACAAAGCTAATACTTTGGACGTGATTTTTTCAACAAATAAATAA
- a CDS encoding metal-dependent hydrolase: MDPITHGIIGLGLSTLSGEPINITNPLMLGSVIGAMSPDIDIVFRLKGQYEYLKHHRGMTHSIFGIGFISLVISAALSLIFRDYSFFRIFIWTFLGSLSHSVFDMLNSYGARFLLPFTKRKFSASLLMLFDPFIIFLPVGMVFLFKDTVIKGIVFSLIFVVYLLFRIHMRSSVTKVLYNSFKDKNSIKRINILPSFFNPLKWDFIVETKGSNIVGQVYYLNKNITIRKKFKKTNHKLIKQFDKTELGRYFSEFTPIKHIKVIDKGEEIILRVIDLRYYLRDEFMHHATAVYNFEKKIVKTIFHPYSLKREILVEEREIA; this comes from the coding sequence ATGGATCCAATTACACATGGAATAATAGGATTAGGGTTATCTACTTTAAGTGGAGAGCCAATTAATATTACAAACCCCTTAATGTTAGGTAGCGTTATAGGGGCGATGTCGCCTGATATTGACATAGTATTTAGATTAAAAGGGCAATATGAATATTTGAAACATCATAGAGGAATGACACATTCGATTTTTGGTATAGGCTTTATTTCTTTAGTGATATCTGCAGCTTTAAGTTTAATATTCAGAGACTATTCATTTTTTAGAATATTTATTTGGACTTTTTTAGGTAGCTTATCACACTCTGTATTTGATATGCTTAATTCTTATGGTGCGAGGTTTTTGTTACCATTTACAAAGAGAAAATTTTCAGCAAGTTTATTAATGTTATTTGATCCTTTTATAATATTTTTACCAGTAGGGATGGTATTCTTATTTAAAGACACAGTTATTAAAGGAATTGTATTTTCATTAATTTTTGTAGTTTATTTATTGTTTAGAATTCATATGAGAAGTAGTGTTACCAAAGTACTTTACAATAGCTTTAAAGATAAAAATAGTATTAAAAGAATCAATATTTTACCTTCGTTTTTCAATCCTTTGAAATGGGATTTTATTGTAGAAACTAAAGGCTCGAATATTGTGGGACAAGTTTATTATTTAAATAAAAATATCACAATAAGAAAGAAATTTAAGAAAACTAACCATAAACTTATTAAGCAATTCGATAAAACTGAACTTGGCAGATATTTCTCAGAATTTACACCTATCAAGCATATTAAAGTTATAGATAAGGGAGAAGAAATTATATTAAGAGTAATAGACTTGAGATATTATTTAAGAGATGAATTTATGCATCATGCTACGGCTGTTTATAATTTTGAAAAGAAAATAGTTAAAACTATATTTCACCCATACAGTTTAAAAAGAGAAATATTAGTGGAAGAAAGAGAGATTGCGTAG
- a CDS encoding L,D-transpeptidase translates to MRKKLILIILVILFFTLNVNGYAESTEAQYKIVINIPSRKLTLFKNDMIIKEYPIAVGKSKSQTPIGEFKIINKVINPYYAKKKIPGGSPKNPLGSRWMGFKIHYGIHGNSDPSSIGTFASGGCIRMYERDIQEIFQIVPLGTPVQIKYDLIEKVDDIDGEEPILIIYPDYYNKVRNLKELIKQKLEDLNLYNEMSEKRLEEVANLAKNEKIIFSNNLIFFINKKYITNDIKNIEGIYYINLNKFEKWLNINVPIMYNENYAYVMGSFIKTVYVDNKYYIALADIQKLLGGQLVIDKDANLIELNADTIFLNNKYLSNQVLNITTNPKIRLSVINKYLDISIQFKQNEIKYYLKNGKELSYELYEGIPYVDVNYLKENTELILNISTFKNQLTITKSPMIIFDGFIYESILYNNEMYIPLNVLMKDDYNLNDANNIFVNFERIPVIYLEDTKYIPFEKVKNMFNLIMNDYGTKIVLYKRIFNILN, encoded by the coding sequence TTGCGCAAAAAGCTAATACTTATAATATTGGTGATATTATTTTTTACACTAAATGTTAATGGCTATGCTGAGAGTACTGAAGCTCAGTATAAAATAGTTATTAATATACCTTCTAGAAAATTAACTCTATTTAAAAATGACATGATTATTAAAGAATATCCAATTGCTGTAGGAAAATCAAAATCTCAAACCCCTATTGGTGAATTTAAAATAATAAATAAAGTTATAAATCCTTATTATGCTAAGAAAAAAATACCTGGTGGAAGTCCGAAAAATCCATTAGGAAGCAGATGGATGGGTTTTAAGATACATTATGGAATACATGGAAATAGTGATCCTAGTTCAATTGGTACTTTTGCCTCAGGTGGATGTATCAGAATGTACGAAAGAGACATTCAAGAAATATTCCAGATAGTACCTTTAGGAACACCTGTTCAGATAAAATATGACTTAATAGAAAAAGTAGATGATATAGATGGAGAAGAGCCTATTTTAATTATTTATCCAGATTATTATAATAAAGTACGCAATTTAAAAGAATTAATTAAACAGAAGTTAGAAGACTTGAATTTATATAATGAGATGTCAGAGAAAAGGTTAGAAGAAGTGGCTAACCTAGCTAAGAATGAAAAAATAATTTTTTCTAATAATTTAATTTTTTTTATAAATAAAAAATATATAACTAATGATATAAAAAATATAGAAGGAATATATTATATAAACTTAAATAAGTTCGAAAAATGGTTAAATATAAATGTACCAATTATGTACAATGAAAACTATGCTTATGTAATGGGAAGCTTTATTAAAACAGTATATGTAGATAATAAATACTATATAGCTTTAGCAGATATACAGAAACTTTTAGGAGGGCAATTAGTTATAGATAAAGACGCTAATTTGATTGAATTAAACGCAGATACAATATTTCTTAACAACAAATATTTAAGTAATCAAGTTTTGAATATAACTACAAATCCCAAAATACGCCTATCAGTTATCAATAAATATTTAGATATTAGTATTCAGTTTAAGCAAAATGAAATTAAGTATTATTTAAAAAATGGAAAAGAATTATCATATGAACTTTATGAAGGAATACCTTATGTAGATGTAAACTACTTAAAGGAAAATACTGAATTAATATTAAATATATCAACATTTAAAAATCAATTAACAATAACTAAAAGTCCGATGATAATATTTGATGGATTTATTTATGAAAGTATTTTATATAATAATGAGATGTACATACCACTAAATGTTTTAATGAAAGATGATTACAATCTAAATGATGCAAATAATATTTTTGTAAATTTTGAGAGGATACCTGTTATATATTTAGAAGATACTAAGTATATACCTTTTGAGAAAGTTAAAAATATGTTTAACTTAATAATGAATGATTATGGGACTAAGATTGTTTTATATAAAAGGATATTTAATATATTGAATTGA
- a CDS encoding RNA polymerase sigma factor, which produces MKKSERILIKKSASGNVDAFEELIKDYEKRAYNIAYRLLRNSEDAMDVVQEAFIKIYKSIKEFQFKSSFSTWVYRIVVNASIDFTRSKKAIYSLDENIKSEKGDIKREIADYQNTPEIELERKLTRELVQKSIDKLDDIHRIVIILRDIQGFSYDEISEILGCSLGTVKSRISRGRIALKEIILKEMELEEVNLSQKK; this is translated from the coding sequence GTGAAAAAATCTGAACGTATTTTAATTAAAAAGAGTGCATCAGGGAATGTTGATGCTTTTGAAGAGTTGATTAAAGACTATGAAAAAAGGGCTTACAATATAGCTTATAGATTATTAAGAAATTCTGAAGATGCGATGGACGTTGTGCAAGAAGCTTTTATCAAAATTTACAAATCAATAAAAGAATTTCAGTTTAAATCTAGCTTTTCAACTTGGGTTTACAGGATTGTAGTTAATGCTTCAATTGATTTTACAAGAAGTAAAAAAGCAATTTATTCACTTGATGAAAATATTAAATCTGAAAAAGGCGATATAAAAAGAGAAATTGCAGATTATCAAAATACTCCTGAAATTGAGTTAGAAAGAAAGCTTACTAGAGAATTAGTACAAAAATCAATAGATAAATTAGATGATATACATAGGATAGTTATAATATTGAGAGATATACAGGGGTTTAGTTATGACGAAATTTCAGAGATATTAGGTTGTTCACTTGGAACTGTTAAATCTAGGATAAGTAGAGGAAGAATTGCTTTAAAAGAAATTATTTTAAAAGAAATGGAACTTGAAGAAGTGAATTTAAGTCAAAAAAAATGA
- a CDS encoding DUF4349 domain-containing protein, translating to MDCKSFEERMSLYIDDMLDEVQKKEFEQHLNECKKCQILFKNMNSIVNYASVCEEIELPKDFNEKLRIRLKEIKKPKGYKNKFKVLSTIVAVFFIVIIAISMSMDFFGNNFKMEERMQYDTQEAPMENQMAKGLEPSQPELGREEVTDYNNSNYSADSNESASFTLKDGNKQSKLENRKIIDEAYIELDVEDYDKVFNEIMDYVKFLGGFVENSESGYQYNNSREEKEPLKRGYLRIRVPSDKFEDTIKYIESLGIMKRKNLTGRDVTEQYYDIENRVKNLKIQEERLREILRKAEKVEEILMIENELRRIRTEIDQNTGMLKKWDSLVALATINISLNEVEVLNKEIKNVDKSIFEKSKEGFITTVNNIIKLFEKIIIFLITILPIIILISILFTIAYFLYKYNFRRDKYEK from the coding sequence ATGGATTGTAAAAGCTTTGAAGAAAGAATGTCTCTTTATATAGATGATATGCTAGATGAAGTGCAAAAAAAGGAGTTTGAACAGCATTTAAATGAGTGCAAAAAATGCCAAATCTTATTTAAAAACATGAATAGTATTGTTAATTATGCTAGTGTATGTGAAGAAATAGAATTGCCTAAAGACTTTAATGAAAAGCTTAGAATAAGACTTAAAGAAATTAAGAAACCAAAAGGTTATAAAAATAAATTCAAGGTATTATCTACAATAGTTGCTGTTTTTTTTATAGTAATAATTGCTATTTCAATGTCAATGGATTTTTTTGGTAATAATTTTAAAATGGAAGAAAGAATGCAATATGATACACAAGAAGCACCTATGGAAAATCAAATGGCTAAAGGACTTGAACCAAGCCAACCAGAATTAGGTAGAGAAGAAGTTACTGATTATAATAATTCTAACTATAGTGCAGATTCTAATGAATCAGCGTCGTTTACACTTAAAGATGGAAATAAACAAAGTAAATTGGAAAATAGAAAGATAATTGATGAAGCTTATATAGAATTAGATGTAGAAGATTATGATAAAGTTTTCAATGAAATAATGGATTATGTAAAATTCTTAGGAGGTTTTGTAGAAAATTCAGAGTCAGGATATCAGTATAATAATTCTAGAGAAGAGAAAGAACCGTTAAAAAGAGGTTATTTAAGGATTAGAGTGCCATCTGATAAATTTGAAGATACTATTAAATATATTGAAAGCTTAGGTATCATGAAGAGGAAAAATTTAACTGGAAGAGATGTAACAGAGCAGTATTATGATATTGAAAATAGAGTTAAGAATTTGAAAATACAAGAAGAAAGATTAAGAGAGATTTTGAGAAAAGCTGAAAAAGTAGAAGAAATACTTATGATTGAAAATGAATTAAGAAGAATAAGGACTGAAATAGATCAAAATACAGGTATGTTAAAGAAATGGGATAGTTTAGTAGCTTTAGCTACGATTAATATAAGTTTAAATGAAGTTGAAGTTTTAAATAAGGAAATAAAAAATGTAGATAAAAGTATATTTGAGAAATCTAAGGAAGGTTTTATTACAACAGTAAATAATATAATTAAGTTGTTTGAAAAAATAATTATATTTTTAATAACTATATTACCGATAATTATTTTAATATCTATCTTGTTTACAATAGCTTACTTTTTATACAAATATAATTTTAGGAGGGATAAATATGAGAAATAA
- a CDS encoding SIMPL domain-containing protein, producing the protein MRNKIAVLSILFALILIGGYILGSTSQTVDNVLADEKNDLENTITVSGEGIIKVKPDIAYINIGVETIGKNSQDAQKENKNKMTSIMSKIKSFKIKDDDIKTIEYNIIAMREYDREKGKSIITGYMVRNVVQITIKDIENVGKIIDRVSEVGANYITNITFSVKDKEKYYLEALKMAMENAKNKGAAIASTFGVKLDKPYKVNELSNMNYSVVGGYRDSFAYLKEDAVSTPISQGELEIRANVNVVYKY; encoded by the coding sequence ATGAGAAATAAGATTGCTGTATTGAGTATATTATTTGCTTTAATTTTAATTGGAGGCTATATTTTAGGTTCTACTTCTCAAACTGTAGATAATGTATTAGCTGATGAAAAAAATGATTTGGAAAATACAATTACAGTAAGTGGAGAGGGTATAATTAAGGTAAAACCAGATATTGCTTATATTAATATTGGAGTTGAAACTATTGGTAAGAATAGTCAGGATGCACAGAAAGAAAACAAGAATAAAATGACAAGTATAATGAGCAAAATCAAAAGCTTCAAAATAAAAGACGATGATATAAAAACTATAGAATATAATATTATAGCAATGAGAGAATATGACAGAGAAAAAGGTAAGAGTATTATAACTGGATATATGGTTAGAAATGTTGTACAAATTACTATAAAAGACATAGAAAATGTAGGCAAAATAATTGATAGAGTTTCTGAAGTTGGAGCAAACTATATAACTAATATTACTTTTAGTGTAAAAGATAAAGAAAAATATTATTTAGAAGCTTTAAAAATGGCTATGGAAAATGCAAAAAATAAAGGGGCTGCTATTGCTAGTACTTTTGGAGTTAAATTAGATAAACCATATAAAGTTAATGAGTTATCTAATATGAATTATTCTGTAGTAGGAGGATATAGAGATTCATTTGCATACCTAAAAGAAGATGCTGTAAGTACACCTATTTCACAAGGAGAACTTGAAATAAGAGCAAATGTAAATGTAGTATATAAGTATTAA
- a CDS encoding DUF6262 family protein, which translates to MSNFNRKEFLKQLHEQRKAETRRKVDEAIKRLLKANKSINFNSVANEAGVSKKTLYNNPDIKERIETLRYQQSQVPTPAQIKREMDENNKDALIASLKRKIKKLEEENKHLRKQLKIAYSDVYEKFKNYLTQN; encoded by the coding sequence ATGTCTAATTTTAATCGAAAAGAGTTTTTAAAACAATTACATGAACAAAGAAAGGCTGAAACAAGACGAAAAGTAGATGAAGCAATAAAAAGGCTTTTAAAGGCAAATAAAAGCATAAATTTTAATAGTGTGGCTAATGAGGCTGGTGTATCTAAAAAAACTTTATATAACAATCCAGATATTAAAGAAAGAATCGAAACTTTAAGATACCAACAATCACAAGTACCAACTCCAGCCCAAATTAAACGAGAAATGGATGAAAATAATAAAGATGCTTTAATAGCATCTCTAAAGCGTAAAATTAAAAAACTTGAAGAAGAAAATAAACATTTAAGAAAGCAGTTAAAAATTGCTTATTCTGACGTTTATGAAAAATTTAAAAATTATTTAACACAAAATTAA
- a CDS encoding tyrosine-type recombinase/integrase, which translates to MIIISKALRTIKKFLSDIQLKEYDIAPKKNVRILIFSEDKPKLKKKPYDQIDYIPDYVLEQLFRHINNLHKDVIPIVWVMYKTGLRISDVLGLKQDCLVKLNGKYWIVTDIEKTYVERHRMPIDDELANILAVLIDKAKKNSNIDNNPDNLIFVRYTGSRKGKPYSQRWIRKNLNIFAREYNITDESGKLYHFKNHSFRHTYGVKMLNNGADILTVQELLAHASPEMTLRYAKILDDRKRKVHDEVMKSGVFTFNVHGEIEQEITGEISQDILDMLWLNHKLNAIDTPYGTCLQRNKGKCEYAKQPPCLTCNGGKPCKNLGIGIFEGDIKKYEIHINSVKALIKQAKEYNRLEMVKENEELLKIYEEIYNTIKDGNIIYGRIDKLMK; encoded by the coding sequence ATGATTATAATAAGTAAAGCATTACGTACTATAAAAAAGTTCTTATCTGATATTCAATTAAAAGAATATGATATTGCTCCTAAAAAGAATGTTAGAATACTTATTTTCTCTGAAGATAAACCAAAACTAAAGAAAAAGCCATACGATCAGATAGATTATATTCCAGATTATGTTTTAGAGCAGTTATTTCGACACATAAACAATCTTCATAAAGATGTTATACCTATAGTGTGGGTTATGTATAAAACAGGGCTTCGTATTTCAGATGTATTAGGATTAAAACAAGATTGTCTAGTAAAACTAAACGGAAAGTATTGGATAGTAACTGATATTGAAAAAACATATGTAGAAAGACATAGAATGCCTATTGATGATGAACTTGCCAATATACTTGCTGTACTTATTGATAAAGCAAAGAAAAATAGTAATATAGATAATAACCCTGATAACTTAATATTTGTAAGATATACAGGTTCAAGAAAAGGTAAACCTTATTCTCAAAGATGGATACGAAAAAATCTTAATATTTTTGCAAGGGAATATAATATTACAGATGAAAGTGGAAAACTTTATCATTTTAAAAATCATTCCTTTCGTCATACTTATGGAGTTAAAATGCTAAATAACGGTGCTGATATATTAACTGTCCAAGAATTATTAGCCCATGCATCACCAGAAATGACACTTAGATATGCTAAAATACTTGATGATAGAAAAAGAAAAGTACATGATGAAGTAATGAAAAGTGGAGTTTTTACTTTTAATGTTCATGGAGAAATAGAGCAAGAAATAACTGGCGAAATATCACAAGATATATTAGATATGCTTTGGTTAAATCATAAATTAAATGCTATTGATACTCCTTATGGAACTTGCTTACAAAGGAATAAAGGTAAATGTGAGTATGCAAAACAACCTCCATGCCTTACTTGTAATGGCGGAAAACCTTGTAAAAATCTAGGTATTGGAATATTTGAAGGTGATATTAAAAAATATGAAATCCATATAAATTCTGTAAAAGCACTTATTAAACAGGCTAAAGAGTATAACAGATTAGAAATGGTTAAAGAAAATGAAGAACTACTAAAGATATATGAAGAAATATATAACACCATTAAAGATGGAAATATCATTTATGGTAGAATAGATAAATTAATGAAGTAG